From Brucella pseudogrignonensis, a single genomic window includes:
- the leuA gene encoding 2-isopropylmalate synthase produces MNHNPNTTVSAVKPKGMPDAAVKYTPFPFPKLDDRTWPAKRIEKAPIWCSVDLRDGNQALIDPMGHDRKERMFRLLVDMGFPEIEIGFPSASQTDFDFCRWAIEQGETPDEVDLQVLVQCRPELITRTFEALEGAKTPIIHFYNSTSELQRRVVFNKDVKGIKQIATDAAKMIMDMAAKAGGGYRFQYSPESFTGTELDVALEICNAVTEIVKPTAENKLILNLPSTVEMNTPNVYADQIEWMCRNLDNRENLIISLHPHNDRGTGIAATELGLMAGADRVEGTLFGNGERTGNVDVVTLALNMYTQGIDPELDCRDINRMKDVYEYSNQLKIAERHPYVGELVYTAFSGSHQDAINKGMKVRKTANSPIWEVPYLPIDPQDVGRSYEAIIRINSQSGKGGIAYILQADYGLNLPRNLQVEFREIIQNITDDEGKELPSKRIHEEFQKLYVEQAEGRIKFVDHHTYPDPEQKGRRILTAEITDNGVTKNIEGKGTGPIDGFIDALSKYLGVKMSVIDYSEHSLKQGSDAAAISYVEVAYPDGKLFGVGINDNIVSASLEAIVSAANRVVAK; encoded by the coding sequence ATGAACCATAATCCAAATACGACTGTCTCCGCCGTCAAGCCTAAAGGCATGCCTGATGCGGCTGTGAAATATACGCCATTCCCGTTCCCGAAGCTCGATGATCGCACATGGCCTGCAAAGCGCATCGAAAAGGCTCCGATCTGGTGTTCAGTCGATCTGCGCGATGGCAATCAGGCGTTGATTGACCCGATGGGCCACGACCGCAAAGAACGTATGTTCCGTCTGCTGGTCGATATGGGTTTCCCGGAAATTGAAATTGGCTTCCCATCGGCTTCTCAGACCGATTTTGACTTCTGCCGCTGGGCAATTGAGCAGGGCGAAACACCCGATGAAGTCGATTTGCAGGTGCTGGTGCAGTGCCGCCCTGAATTGATCACGCGCACTTTTGAAGCGCTGGAAGGGGCCAAGACACCGATCATCCACTTCTACAATTCGACCAGTGAATTGCAGCGTCGCGTTGTTTTCAACAAGGACGTCAAGGGCATCAAGCAGATCGCGACCGATGCTGCCAAGATGATCATGGATATGGCGGCGAAAGCAGGCGGTGGCTATCGCTTCCAGTATTCTCCGGAAAGCTTTACCGGCACCGAGCTGGATGTGGCGCTGGAAATCTGCAACGCGGTGACGGAAATCGTCAAGCCAACTGCTGAAAACAAGCTGATCTTGAATTTGCCATCGACTGTCGAAATGAACACACCCAATGTTTATGCCGACCAGATTGAATGGATGTGCCGCAACCTCGACAATCGCGAAAACCTGATCATTTCGCTGCATCCGCATAATGATCGTGGCACGGGCATTGCTGCCACCGAACTGGGCCTGATGGCTGGTGCTGACCGCGTTGAAGGCACCTTGTTTGGCAATGGCGAGCGCACCGGCAATGTCGATGTGGTGACGCTGGCTCTCAATATGTACACGCAAGGAATCGATCCTGAGCTGGATTGCCGTGACATCAATCGCATGAAAGATGTCTATGAATATTCAAACCAGCTGAAGATTGCCGAGCGTCATCCTTATGTGGGTGAGCTGGTCTATACGGCTTTCTCCGGTTCGCATCAGGATGCGATCAACAAGGGCATGAAGGTTCGCAAGACCGCCAATTCGCCGATCTGGGAAGTGCCTTATCTGCCAATCGATCCGCAGGATGTTGGCCGTTCGTATGAGGCGATTATTCGCATCAATTCGCAGTCGGGCAAGGGCGGTATCGCTTATATCCTGCAGGCGGATTACGGATTGAATCTGCCGCGCAATTTGCAGGTTGAGTTCCGCGAAATCATCCAGAACATCACGGATGATGAAGGGAAAGAACTGCCGTCGAAGCGCATTCACGAAGAGTTCCAGAAGCTCTATGTGGAGCAGGCAGAAGGCCGTATTAAGTTCGTGGATCACCATACCTATCCTGATCCTGAGCAGAAGGGTCGTCGTATTCTCACGGCTGAAATCACCGATAACGGCGTGACGAAGAATATCGAAGGCAAAGGCACAGGTCCGATTGATGGCTTTATCGATGCGCTGTCGAAATATCTCGGCGTGAAGATGTCAGTTATTGATTATTCCGAGCATTCACTCAAGCAAGGGTCGGACGCAGCCGCTATTTCTTATGTTGAAGTCGCTTATCCAGACGGAAAATTGTTCGGTGTGGGGATCAACGACAACATTGTGAGTGCTTCGCTTGAAGCGATTGTTTCAGCGGCCAACCGCGTGGTTGCAAAGTAG
- a CDS encoding cation diffusion facilitator family transporter, with protein sequence MNANVKVRRLAAWSIPVALGVMGLKYLAYALTGSVALYSDALESIVNVIAAFGAWWAISVSHKPADGNHPFGHHKAEYISAVVEGVLITIASLLIVKEAWSALQAPHQMDEPWLGLAINMGAAAINALWATLLIRTGRSARSPALEADGQHIMTDVFTSVGVLVGLVGAVLTGWAILDPLLAILVAINILWQGWGVINKSIQGLMDIGVEPAEEMRIRDVISANAGGAIEVHDLKTRIAGRVTFIEFHLVVAADMSVGDAHVICDRIEDALKAQIDSARIVIHVEPEDEAKLPIGTSSVPFA encoded by the coding sequence ATGAACGCGAATGTAAAAGTTCGGCGGCTCGCCGCTTGGTCGATTCCTGTTGCACTGGGCGTTATGGGGCTGAAATATCTGGCCTATGCGCTGACCGGCTCTGTCGCGCTTTATTCGGACGCTCTGGAATCCATCGTTAATGTCATCGCGGCCTTCGGTGCATGGTGGGCGATCAGTGTCAGTCATAAGCCTGCAGACGGTAATCACCCGTTTGGACACCACAAGGCTGAATATATTTCAGCAGTTGTCGAAGGTGTTTTGATCACGATTGCGTCTTTGTTGATTGTGAAAGAGGCATGGTCTGCGCTGCAGGCACCCCACCAAATGGATGAACCATGGCTTGGCCTTGCGATCAATATGGGTGCCGCCGCGATCAATGCTCTCTGGGCCACGCTCCTGATCCGCACGGGGCGGAGTGCGCGTTCACCTGCTCTTGAAGCAGATGGACAGCATATTATGACCGATGTTTTCACCTCGGTCGGTGTGCTTGTTGGTCTTGTCGGTGCGGTTCTTACGGGTTGGGCGATCCTTGATCCGCTGCTGGCAATTCTGGTCGCAATCAACATTCTCTGGCAAGGCTGGGGTGTTATCAATAAGTCCATACAAGGCTTGATGGATATCGGTGTCGAGCCGGCGGAAGAAATGCGCATTCGTGATGTGATTTCGGCCAATGCCGGGGGTGCGATTGAGGTGCATGATCTCAAGACCCGCATTGCGGGCCGCGTTACCTTCATTGAGTTTCATCTGGTTGTGGCCGCAGATATGAGTGTTGGTGATGCGCATGTTATCTGTGACCGAATCGAAGATGCGCTCAAAGCGCAGATCGATAGTGCGCGAATCGTGATTCACGTTGAACCGGAAGACGAGGCAAAGCTGCCGATTGGCACGAGTTCGGTCCCCTTTGCATAA
- a CDS encoding anthranilate synthase component I, translating into MNAKIADSEIFTHETAGGIVVERVRHLTAYKGAIETYIDALNERRGAVFSSNYEYPGRYTRWDTAIVDPPVVITSRARQMRIEALNKRGTILLRPVLKTVQALAEVKVDKADEDRIELTIAEPTGTFTEEERSRIPSVFTVLRAIVGLFFSEEDANLGLYGAFGYDLAFQFDPIQYKLKRPDDQRDLVLFIPDEIFVADHYSARAWVDRYEFSCGGSSTHDLARATPVQAFKPAERDLPRGDHNPGEYAKLVERAKDSFKRGDLFEVVPGQTFYERCHTAPSEIFRRLKSINPSPYSFFINLGENEYLVGASPEMFVRVNGRRIETCPISGTIKRGEDAISDSEQILKLLNSKKDESELTMCSDVDRNDKSRVCEPGSVRVIGRRQIEMYSRLIHTVDHIEGRLRDGMDAFDGFLSHAWAVTVTGAPKLWAMRFLEENERSPRAWYGGAVGMMHFNGDMNTGLTLRTIRIKEGVAEIRAGATLLFDSNPEEEEAETELKASAMIAAVREAQKSNQVAEERVAAKVGEGISILLVDHEDSFVHTLANYFRQTGATVSTVRSPVADEVFDRIQPDLVVLSPGPGTPQDFDCKATIEKARKRELPIFGVCLGLQALAEAYGGTLRQLRIPMHGKPSRIRVSKPERIFSGLPKEITVGRYHSIFADPERLPDDFLVTAETEDGVIMAFEHKKEPVAAVQFHPESIMTLGHNAGMRMIENVVTHLAGKHKARRSNY; encoded by the coding sequence ATGAATGCGAAGATTGCGGATAGCGAGATATTCACGCACGAAACAGCGGGCGGCATTGTTGTCGAACGTGTGCGCCATCTGACTGCTTATAAGGGAGCCATCGAGACTTATATCGATGCTCTCAATGAGCGGCGCGGCGCGGTGTTTTCTTCCAATTACGAATATCCGGGCCGCTATACGCGATGGGATACGGCAATTGTAGATCCGCCGGTCGTAATCACGTCACGCGCGCGTCAGATGCGCATTGAAGCGCTGAACAAGCGCGGTACCATCTTGCTGCGTCCCGTCTTAAAGACGGTTCAGGCGCTGGCCGAAGTGAAGGTCGATAAGGCCGATGAAGATCGTATCGAGCTGACGATTGCTGAACCCACCGGCACATTCACCGAAGAAGAGCGTTCGCGCATACCTTCGGTTTTCACCGTATTGCGGGCAATTGTAGGCCTTTTCTTCTCCGAAGAAGATGCAAATCTCGGCCTTTATGGTGCGTTCGGCTATGATCTCGCATTCCAGTTCGATCCGATCCAGTACAAGCTGAAGCGTCCCGACGATCAGCGCGATCTGGTGCTGTTCATCCCCGACGAAATCTTTGTGGCGGATCACTACTCGGCGCGCGCCTGGGTGGATCGCTACGAGTTCAGCTGTGGCGGTTCCTCGACGCATGATCTTGCACGCGCGACGCCGGTACAGGCTTTCAAACCTGCCGAGCGTGACCTGCCACGCGGCGATCATAATCCGGGCGAATATGCCAAGCTGGTTGAACGCGCAAAGGATAGCTTCAAGCGCGGTGATCTGTTTGAAGTCGTGCCGGGACAGACTTTTTACGAGCGCTGCCATACGGCACCATCAGAGATTTTCCGTCGTCTGAAGTCGATCAATCCATCGCCTTATTCGTTCTTCATCAATCTGGGTGAAAATGAGTATCTCGTTGGCGCTTCGCCGGAAATGTTCGTGCGCGTCAATGGTCGCCGTATCGAGACCTGCCCGATTTCGGGCACGATCAAGCGCGGTGAAGATGCAATTTCAGACTCCGAACAGATTTTGAAGCTTCTTAATTCCAAGAAGGACGAGTCCGAGCTGACGATGTGTTCGGATGTGGATCGCAACGACAAGAGTCGGGTCTGTGAGCCGGGCTCGGTACGTGTGATCGGTCGCCGTCAGATCGAAATGTATTCGCGTCTGATCCATACGGTGGATCATATCGAAGGTCGACTGCGTGATGGCATGGATGCTTTTGATGGCTTCCTCAGCCATGCATGGGCTGTGACTGTGACCGGCGCACCAAAACTTTGGGCCATGCGTTTCCTCGAAGAAAACGAGCGCAGTCCGCGTGCATGGTATGGTGGTGCTGTCGGTATGATGCATTTCAATGGTGACATGAATACTGGCCTCACGCTGCGCACCATCCGCATCAAGGAAGGCGTGGCAGAGATTCGCGCCGGTGCAACGCTGTTGTTCGATTCCAATCCGGAAGAGGAAGAAGCAGAAACCGAACTGAAAGCATCCGCAATGATCGCTGCCGTGCGCGAAGCGCAGAAGAGCAATCAGGTTGCGGAAGAACGCGTGGCGGCAAAAGTCGGCGAGGGGATTTCGATCCTGCTGGTGGATCATGAAGATTCCTTCGTGCACACGCTCGCCAACTACTTCCGTCAGACGGGAGCAACGGTTTCGACCGTGCGCTCGCCTGTCGCAGATGAGGTGTTCGACCGCATTCAACCTGATCTTGTCGTGCTGTCGCCCGGACCGGGCACGCCGCAGGACTTCGATTGCAAAGCGACTATTGAGAAAGCACGAAAGCGTGAGCTGCCGATCTTCGGCGTCTGTCTTGGTCTTCAGGCACTTGCAGAAGCCTATGGCGGGACGCTTCGCCAGCTTCGCATTCCGATGCATGGAAAGCCGTCACGCATCCGCGTTTCAAAGCCGGAGCGTATTTTCTCAGGACTGCCAAAGGAGATAACGGTGGGTCGTTACCACTCGATCTTTGCTGATCCTGAACGGCTGCCCGATGATTTTCTGGTTACGGCAGAAACGGAAGACGGTGTCATCATGGCTTTTGAACATAAGAAAGAGCCTGTTGCGGCGGTGCAGTTCCATCCCGAATCTATCATGACGCTGGGTCATAATGCGGGTATGCGAATGATCGAAAATGTCGTCACGCATCTGGCAGGAAAGCACAAAGCGCGTCGCAGCAACTACTAA
- a CDS encoding Lrp/AsnC ligand binding domain-containing protein, which yields MKNLDGVDRSILSALQENGRLTNTELSDRINLSQTATAERVKRLTREGYILGYSAHLSPKMLDRSMLVFIEIKLDRTTPEVFETFSTFTRSNPDILECHMVAGGFDYLIKARVTDMDHYRRFLSEALLSLPGVRESHTYAVMEEVKETSHIAV from the coding sequence ATGAAGAATCTCGATGGCGTGGACAGAAGCATTCTGTCTGCACTTCAGGAAAATGGCCGGCTGACCAACACTGAACTTTCTGATCGTATCAATCTTTCGCAAACAGCAACTGCTGAGCGCGTCAAACGCTTGACCCGTGAAGGCTATATTCTGGGCTATTCGGCGCATCTGTCGCCAAAAATGCTTGATCGCTCAATGCTGGTTTTCATTGAAATCAAGCTGGACCGCACCACGCCGGAAGTGTTTGAAACCTTCTCCACATTCACACGCAGCAATCCCGACATTCTGGAATGCCATATGGTGGCAGGTGGCTTCGATTATCTGATCAAAGCGCGGGTTACAGATATGGACCACTATCGGCGATTTCTTTCTGAAGCGCTGCTCTCCCTTCCCGGCGTGCGCGAATCCCATACCTACGCAGTGATGGAAGAAGTCAAAGAAACATCGCATATTGCGGTTTAG
- a CDS encoding MarR family winged helix-turn-helix transcriptional regulator, which produces MTNSCICIHLRQAARKTSAIYDEALAPLGISVAQFSLLRKIARAKTISLTELAGIAELDRSTMGRNAKVLQKLGLIEPASSDDHRETTIALSNEGYRLVKQGEPLWDQAQKEIEVRLGPKGVEQLQTLLDAL; this is translated from the coding sequence ATGACAAATTCCTGCATATGTATTCATTTGCGTCAGGCAGCACGGAAAACCTCGGCCATTTATGACGAGGCACTGGCACCGCTTGGTATCAGCGTGGCGCAGTTCAGTCTGCTGAGAAAAATCGCGCGTGCCAAAACGATCTCGCTCACAGAACTGGCAGGCATTGCCGAACTTGATCGTTCGACAATGGGACGCAATGCAAAGGTCTTGCAGAAACTGGGCTTGATTGAGCCTGCTTCCAGCGATGATCATCGTGAAACCACGATAGCACTGAGCAATGAGGGCTATAGACTCGTCAAACAAGGTGAACCTTTGTGGGATCAGGCACAAAAAGAAATTGAAGTGCGACTTGGGCCCAAAGGTGTCGAACAACTTCAAACTCTTCTCGATGCCTTGTGA
- a CDS encoding MFS transporter — translation MISSRLASFLAQRNIHYGWVIAGITFLTMLATAAAMGSAGILIEPLQQEFGWTNANISFAMALRLVLFGLMGPFAAAFMNQFGLRRVVMTALFMISFGLVGSIFMTEQWQMVALWGVIIGLGTGMTALVLGATVAARWFEKRRGLVVGMMTASNATGQLIFMPILASVSQNIGWRSSLVIVIAFLLAALVLVLVLMRDKPSDVGLKPYGRTAPMPAPEPKKQFGAMLLSPLVTLREASSTTTFWVLFLTFFVCGFSTNGLIQTHWIALCGDYGIVPVGAAGILAVIGAFDLIGTIASGWLTDRYDNRWLLFWFYALRGLSLIYLTFTDFSIYELALFAVFYGLDWVATVPPTVKLAAEKFGPEKAGMVFGWVFTGHQVGAAAAAAFAGVVRTDYDSYTPALILAGAMCFAAAAMVFLINRPKLQTAFQAS, via the coding sequence ATGATCTCGTCCCGCCTAGCCAGCTTTCTTGCACAGAGAAACATTCATTACGGATGGGTCATTGCAGGTATCACGTTTCTGACGATGCTGGCGACGGCGGCGGCCATGGGATCCGCTGGGATACTGATTGAGCCACTCCAACAGGAGTTTGGCTGGACCAATGCCAATATTTCATTCGCTATGGCGCTGCGCCTCGTGCTGTTCGGTCTGATGGGTCCATTTGCTGCTGCTTTCATGAACCAGTTTGGCCTGCGCCGCGTGGTCATGACGGCGCTTTTCATGATCTCATTTGGGCTTGTTGGCTCAATTTTCATGACTGAGCAATGGCAAATGGTAGCACTCTGGGGTGTCATCATCGGTCTTGGCACCGGCATGACGGCGCTTGTCCTTGGTGCTACAGTTGCTGCGCGCTGGTTTGAGAAGCGTCGCGGTCTCGTCGTGGGCATGATGACGGCCAGCAATGCAACAGGTCAGCTTATTTTCATGCCAATTCTGGCAAGCGTCAGCCAGAATATCGGCTGGCGTTCGTCACTGGTCATTGTCATTGCATTTCTGCTGGCAGCCCTCGTGCTAGTGCTGGTATTGATGCGGGATAAGCCTTCGGATGTCGGCCTCAAGCCCTATGGCCGTACAGCGCCGATGCCTGCACCGGAACCAAAGAAACAGTTTGGCGCCATGCTGCTGTCTCCACTCGTGACGCTGCGTGAAGCCTCATCGACAACCACTTTCTGGGTCTTGTTTCTCACGTTTTTCGTCTGCGGTTTTTCGACGAACGGCCTGATCCAGACACACTGGATTGCGCTTTGCGGCGATTATGGCATCGTTCCTGTCGGTGCTGCCGGGATACTGGCAGTCATCGGTGCTTTCGATCTGATCGGTACCATAGCGTCCGGCTGGCTTACCGACCGCTATGATAATCGCTGGCTTCTGTTCTGGTTCTACGCGTTGCGCGGTCTTTCGCTAATTTATCTGACTTTCACTGATTTTTCGATCTACGAACTCGCACTCTTTGCGGTCTTCTACGGCCTCGACTGGGTTGCAACCGTACCCCCAACCGTCAAGCTTGCAGCGGAGAAATTCGGCCCTGAAAAAGCGGGAATGGTCTTTGGCTGGGTCTTCACCGGCCATCAGGTGGGAGCCGCCGCAGCAGCCGCCTTTGCAGGCGTTGTCCGCACGGATTACGACAGCTACACGCCAGCTCTCATTCTGGCCGGAGCCATGTGTTTTGCAGCCGCCGCGATGGTTTTCCTGATCAATCGTCCGAAATTGCAAACAGCGTTTCAAGCGTCATAA
- a CDS encoding small ribosomal subunit Rsm22 family protein translates to MELPSRLRQAVDAALEGVALSDLKRASEVLSRRYRAETRDGRLHISDDLAAKAYLAARLPATYAAVRASLESVADVCPDFVPRTMLDVGCGPGTALWAASDCWPDLQSATMIEASPAIRTVGSKLAENIGIQTEWRAADLIKEKPDLPQADLVTIAYVLDELAPLDRKALVEKLWASAQHLFVIVEPGTPAGWQRILDARAVLLEQGAHIAAPCTHQFDCPIVSPDWCHFSRRVARSRIHRLTKDADVPWEDEKFVYLAATRDPLLAASARVIAPTRVGGGKVSIKLCKDDGFSEDVLLTKRDGELFRWARRADWGDAHYDA, encoded by the coding sequence ATGGAGTTGCCATCAAGACTGCGTCAGGCCGTCGATGCTGCGCTTGAGGGCGTTGCATTGTCGGATTTGAAACGCGCATCCGAGGTTTTGTCGCGGCGTTATCGTGCGGAAACCCGCGATGGACGGCTGCATATTTCGGATGATCTTGCTGCCAAGGCCTATCTGGCGGCGCGTCTTCCTGCGACCTATGCCGCCGTGCGTGCAAGCTTGGAGAGTGTTGCGGACGTCTGCCCCGACTTCGTGCCCCGGACAATGCTTGATGTGGGGTGCGGTCCGGGGACTGCACTGTGGGCCGCCAGCGATTGCTGGCCTGATCTGCAATCCGCTACAATGATCGAAGCAAGCCCGGCAATCCGCACTGTGGGCAGCAAACTTGCAGAAAACATCGGAATTCAAACCGAATGGCGGGCCGCAGATCTGATTAAAGAAAAGCCGGATCTGCCGCAGGCTGATCTGGTGACGATTGCTTATGTGCTCGATGAACTGGCACCGCTTGACCGCAAGGCACTGGTGGAAAAGCTCTGGGCTTCGGCGCAACATTTGTTTGTGATTGTGGAACCCGGAACACCAGCTGGCTGGCAGCGCATTCTTGATGCGCGTGCTGTGCTTTTGGAACAAGGCGCACATATCGCAGCCCCTTGCACCCATCAGTTTGATTGTCCGATTGTCTCACCCGACTGGTGCCACTTTTCCCGCCGTGTTGCGCGTTCGCGGATTCATCGTCTGACCAAAGATGCAGACGTGCCTTGGGAAGACGAGAAGTTTGTCTATCTCGCGGCGACGCGTGATCCTTTGCTTGCGGCATCAGCACGGGTTATCGCGCCAACACGGGTTGGCGGCGGCAAGGTTTCGATAAAGCTTTGCAAGGATGATGGCTTTTCCGAAGATGTGCTTCTGACCAAGCGAGACGGTGAGCTTTTCCGTTGGGCTCGTCGCGCTGATTGGGGCGATGCTCATTATGACGCTTGA
- a CDS encoding DUF2333 family protein, which produces MWNAVRGFFSFLGRFIAALARVIAVPLGAMWRLFLKLGNLWKVAIALLVVVFGGLYVYFIWQTQVWTNFNPDYPAKYSYQDAVTPGEQVSTAPVAPLAATPTPSDNSASGTDTTPAAGDADATTQQETETQPMQAAQIPSTARKCSPSAIAEVAADLTDFNVNQNAWISSMLLYKLGFFGIDWDRTPFLDNKASFQRGINAAVRRTAIELVDNIGRLRGTSQIDNDLQKARGNLQFAEDSWYFGLSPFGPKTPTPSYYRSAIKDLRAFNTRLENCQATFDARADNLIQFVDRIASDLGSTSAILKDRAENYHAGWFDTRADDRFWLAYGQLYAYYGLLRAAHSDFRGVLAEKHLDGVWDEMERQLRSALDMQPFIVSNGNPDAWFTPSHLTTMGFYILRVRSNLVDIKQVLER; this is translated from the coding sequence GTGTGGAATGCAGTTCGGGGCTTTTTCTCCTTCCTTGGCCGTTTTATTGCAGCACTGGCGCGAGTGATTGCCGTGCCGCTTGGCGCGATGTGGCGGCTTTTTCTTAAACTCGGAAATTTGTGGAAAGTTGCAATTGCGTTGCTCGTGGTCGTCTTTGGCGGTCTTTATGTCTATTTCATCTGGCAAACGCAGGTCTGGACGAATTTCAATCCCGATTACCCCGCCAAATACAGCTATCAAGATGCCGTGACGCCCGGTGAGCAAGTGTCGACCGCGCCTGTTGCGCCGTTGGCTGCAACGCCCACTCCTTCTGACAACAGTGCAAGCGGGACTGACACTACACCTGCTGCCGGCGATGCCGATGCGACAACGCAGCAGGAGACTGAGACACAGCCTATGCAGGCGGCGCAAATTCCGTCGACCGCGCGCAAGTGTTCGCCATCTGCTATCGCCGAAGTTGCCGCTGACCTGACCGATTTCAACGTGAATCAGAATGCATGGATTTCGTCCATGCTGCTTTACAAGCTTGGTTTCTTTGGCATCGACTGGGACCGCACGCCGTTTCTCGATAACAAAGCGTCGTTCCAGCGCGGTATCAATGCCGCTGTTAGACGCACGGCCATTGAACTCGTGGACAATATCGGGCGTCTGCGCGGCACCTCGCAGATCGACAATGATTTGCAGAAGGCACGCGGTAACCTCCAGTTTGCTGAAGATTCATGGTATTTCGGCTTGAGTCCATTTGGACCAAAGACACCGACGCCAAGCTATTATCGTTCAGCGATTAAAGATTTGCGCGCGTTCAATACACGTCTGGAAAATTGCCAGGCAACCTTTGATGCGCGTGCAGATAACCTGATCCAGTTTGTTGATCGTATCGCGAGTGATCTTGGTTCGACGTCTGCAATTCTCAAGGATCGCGCAGAGAACTATCATGCGGGATGGTTCGATACGCGTGCCGATGACCGTTTCTGGTTAGCTTATGGCCAGCTTTATGCCTATTACGGCCTGCTGCGTGCAGCCCATTCCGATTTCCGTGGCGTGCTGGCGGAAAAGCACCTCGATGGAGTCTGGGACGAAATGGAACGGCAGTTGCGTTCGGCGCTCGATATGCAGCCATTTATCGTGTCCAACGGCAATCCTGACGCGTGGTTTACGCCATCGCATCTGACAACGATGGGTTTTTACATTCTGCGCGTGCGTTCGAATCTGGTGGATATCAAGCAGGTTCTGGAGCGCTGA
- a CDS encoding choline ABC transporter substrate-binding protein → MKSTSTPSLKHALKMLAVTTAIFALPAAAQAAEAESCSTVRFSDVGWTDITSTTAVATEILKGLGYKTDIKVLSVPVTYASLSKKDIDVFLGYWNPSMSADLKPYLDDKSVETLRTNLTGAKYTLAVPKYAYDEGLKDFKDIATFKDKLGGKIYGIEPGNDGNRLILDMITKDAFGLKSFELAESSEQGMLAQVARSIKSKDPVVFLAWEPHPMNKRFEIAYLTGGDDFFGPNLGGATVETNIRAGYAQECPNVGKFLTNLEFQLEMENEIMGKILDDGEEPAKAATAWLKANPAVLDKWLDGVTTVDGKEGLPAVKAELGL, encoded by the coding sequence ATGAAGTCCACATCGACGCCTTCGCTGAAACACGCCCTGAAAATGCTGGCTGTTACCACGGCCATCTTTGCCCTTCCAGCCGCGGCACAGGCTGCCGAAGCTGAAAGCTGCTCGACCGTTCGCTTCTCCGATGTCGGTTGGACCGACATCACCTCGACGACTGCTGTGGCGACAGAGATACTCAAGGGCCTTGGCTACAAAACCGATATCAAGGTTCTTTCTGTGCCAGTGACCTATGCGTCGCTGAGCAAGAAAGACATCGATGTGTTCCTTGGTTATTGGAACCCGTCGATGAGTGCCGATCTCAAGCCTTATCTGGATGATAAGAGCGTGGAAACGCTGCGCACCAATCTGACAGGCGCGAAATACACACTCGCGGTGCCAAAATATGCGTATGACGAAGGCCTGAAAGATTTCAAGGACATCGCGACTTTCAAGGATAAGCTCGGCGGCAAGATTTACGGCATAGAGCCAGGCAATGACGGCAACCGCCTGATCCTCGATATGATCACCAAGGATGCCTTTGGCCTCAAGTCCTTCGAACTCGCTGAATCATCGGAACAGGGCATGTTGGCGCAGGTCGCTCGCAGCATTAAGAGCAAAGACCCGGTTGTCTTCCTCGCATGGGAGCCACATCCGATGAACAAGCGCTTTGAAATCGCTTATCTCACCGGCGGCGATGATTTCTTTGGGCCGAACCTCGGCGGTGCGACGGTCGAAACCAATATCCGCGCTGGCTATGCGCAGGAATGCCCGAATGTTGGCAAGTTCCTGACCAATCTCGAATTCCAGCTTGAAATGGAAAACGAGATCATGGGCAAAATTCTCGATGATGGCGAAGAACCGGCAAAAGCTGCGACCGCATGGCTCAAGGCAAATCCTGCCGTGCTCGACAAGTGGCTCGACGGCGTGACCACGGTGGACGGCAAGGAAGGTCTCCCAGCCGTCAAGGCAGAACTCGGCCTGTAA